From bacterium, a single genomic window includes:
- the gcvH gene encoding glycine cleavage system protein GcvH — translation MSDIPGQLRYTREHEWVSVEGAIATIGLTDYAQGELGDIIYLELPETGTHVGKGDPFGTVEAVKTVEEIYAPVTGEVLETNAGLEAHPELVNQAPYGEGWLVRIRMSDPSELEQLLDSEGYREQVGE, via the coding sequence GTGAGCGATATCCCGGGTCAGCTGCGCTACACCAGGGAGCACGAGTGGGTGTCGGTGGAGGGCGCCATCGCCACCATCGGGCTCACGGACTACGCCCAGGGCGAGCTCGGCGACATCATCTATCTCGAGTTGCCCGAGACGGGCACCCACGTCGGCAAGGGCGATCCCTTCGGCACCGTCGAGGCCGTCAAGACGGTGGAGGAGATCTATGCCCCCGTCACCGGCGAGGTCCTCGAGACGAACGCCGGCCTCGAGGCGCATCCCGAACTCGTCAACCAGGCGCCCTACGGCGAGGGCTGGCTCGTGCGCATCCGGATGAGCGATCCCTCCGAACTCGAGCAGCTCCTGGACAGCGAGGGCTACCGGGAGCAGGTGGGAGAGTAG